A region from the Fusarium musae strain F31 chromosome 1, whole genome shotgun sequence genome encodes:
- a CDS encoding hypothetical protein (EggNog:ENOG41), producing MATNVVVIATDLRRATIKVNPGTYLIDVLEEACRRLNLSSDKYLVKHRQKTVDLSVPFRTSGLSPGAKLELVQKAKTPSAIQVALQIPPPEGREIPGGRLIQKFPSDLTIWKLLRQFESGEASNGRNINITGRGIAQMSGDTGSGSGQLYYETPVLNIMGRELSTFADFQKTLSQLGYNSGSVLIRLDYRKTDKTLYDAMTEIGQFFKDTDDEDLKAKTPAAKVELAPEQGAQKPEEQAQRETQDSHMTENQVEQTQDPAPIQQETEPKAANEDSMDIDSSQPGDPLAPINVFLAPSGTTPAAALAPATDADFAPTIAHAQLHQARLQGDSRNKRLLSDRELEEKAAAEAARINAIKSVLVKVRFPDNTSSDWEVSPSHSGQFLYDAVRHIMTHNNQPFHLVLPGTKIVIKDDPSPSNGLIKAYKLSGRTLINLVWDEAVPLAVRKEPFLKANIAQKGQQVKVPEIIASNDEEEEVPVARPAQTEKGEGSGEKTGKKTPKWLKLGKK from the exons ATGGCGACCAACGTCGTGGTGATAGCCACCGACCTACGGCGAGCTACTATCAAGGTCAACCCTGGAACCTACCTTATTGATGTGCTGGAGGAAGCTTGTAGAAGACTCAACCTTTCCAGTGATAAATATCTTGTCAA ACACCGACAAAAAACAGTAGATTTATCTGTCCCCTTCCGAACTTCTGGCCTGTCACCAGGCGCAAAGCTTGAACTTGTCCAAAAAGCGAAAACACCTTCTGCTATCCAAGTCGCCCTCCAAATTCCTCCACCCGAGGGTCGCGAAATACCCGGTGGCCGGTTGATTCAAAAATTCCCCAGCGATCTCACCATATGGAAGCTTCTACGCCAGTTCGAGAGCGGAGAGGCCAGCAATGGAAGGAACATCAATATTACCGGCCGCGGGATCGCGCAAATGAGTGGTGATACAGGGAGTGGTAGCGGACAGCTCTACTATGAGACACCTGTTCTCAACATAATGGGACGAGAGCTTTCAACCTTTGCCGATTTCCAAAAGACACTATCGCAACTAGGATACAACTCAGGGAGTGTCCTGATTAGATTGGACTACCGAAAGACAGACAAGACACTGTACGATGCAATGACAGAAATTGGTCAGTTCTTCAAAGAcaccgatgatgaagacctGAAGGCAAAAACGCCAGCTGCAAAGGTAGAGCTTGCACCAGAACAAGGGGCGCAGAAACCAGAGGAGCAAGCACAAAGGGAGACGCAGGACTCACATATGACGGAAAACCAAGTAGAACAGACACAAGACCCAGCCCCCATTCAACAAGAAACCGAGCCCAAGGCTGCCAACGAGGACAGCATGGACATCGACTCTTCTCAGCCCGGGGATCCTCTGGCACCTATCAACGTTTTCCTAGCCCCTTCAGGAACAACACCTGCTGCAGCCTTGGCCCCCGCTACCGACGCTGACTTTGCCCCTACAATCGCTCATGCGcaacttcatcaagctcGGCTTCAGGGGGACTCGAGGAACAAGCGTCTGCTATCAGACCGCGAATTGGAAGAGAAGGCTGCTGCAGAGGCCGCAAGGATCAACGCAATCAAGTCTGTTCTCGTCAAAGTTCGATTTCCGGACAACACAAGCAGCGACTGGGAAGTAAGTCCCTCTCACAGTGGCCAGTTCCTCTACGATGCTGTTCGGCATATTATGACCCATAACAACCAACCTTTccatcttgttcttcctgGGACCAAGATTGTGATTAAAGACGATCCTAGCCCCAGCAATGGATTGATCAAGGCGTACAAACTGTCTGGGCGTACCTTGATTAACCTGGTCTGGGATGAAGCTGTACCATTGGCCGTACGGAAAGAGCCATTCCTCAAAGCCAACATTGCTCAAAAGGGCCAGCAGGTGAAGGTGCCTGAGATCATTGCTTcgaatgatgaagaagaggaagtacCTGTTGCTCGACCAGCACAAACAGAGAAGGGCGAGGGCTCAGGAGAGAAGACTGGCAAGAAGACACCCAAGTGGCTCAAGCTGGGCAAGAAATAG